Part of the Chloroflexota bacterium genome, CCTGGTCGGCTGCCAGGACTTGGTGAGCCGGCACATTGGGAAGCTCGAGACCCGGATACTTGTCGGCGAGGACGTCGAGGGTGTTGTACCAGTTGACGCGCTGCTTGCCGGGATCCCATTGGAGGATGACCTTCTGAAACGCCTGCAAGGTGAAGGGCCCGTCGGCCCAGCGCTGGCTGATCGGGTAGCCGATGGCCTGGAGGTCCAGCTCTTGGACGAAGTCCCACATGGGGACGCCGTCGGCATTGGTGACGGCAAATCCGTCGTTGCGGTAGGGGGTATCGCCGCCGGTGATGGTGAACAGGCATCCGTCGGGCAGCGCAATTCCGTCGCATTCGATCGCGTAGACCGGCGCGGCAAGTGCGGCGGCAAGCGCCAACGCAATGGCGACAGCGGCAAGTCGCCGCATGGATCGCATCGAGATGGCAATCCGCCCCGGAATTGATGCCGGGCAGTATAGGTGGCGCTCGCCGGACGACTGCGGAAACGACGCCAAGTCTAAGCCTGCTCGCGCCTCGGGCGAGCCTACGCCGCCATCGTGCGGACGGGGTACCGGAGTATGTTGGCGTCCGCGGTGACCAGGGTGAGCCCCTCGACCTGCGCCTGCGCCACCAGCATCCGGTCGAACGGGTCGCCATGAAGCTTGGGCAGGCTCCCCGCCTGCTCGGCGTGAACGAAGGTCACCGGAAGCTCGCTGAATCCGGCGGCCTCAATCGTCCCGGCCAGGTGGTCCGGGACT contains:
- a CDS encoding type II toxin-antitoxin system VapC family toxin, coding for MRRLLMDTHVLLWALGAEQMLGSDVRRALTDPRNDVFVSAATVWEIANKSALGKLRVPDHLAGTIEAAGFSELPVTFVHAEQAGSLPKLHGDPFDRMLVAQAQVEGLTLVTADANILRYPVRTMAA